From Gammaproteobacteria bacterium, the proteins below share one genomic window:
- a CDS encoding ABC transporter permease — protein MFFAALIKEFKLVFRDLHSVLILFAMPSVFIIIMSLALQEQYGVDKKMSFTVYYSNAEKGEHSDKFLSLLATHDFFSFKKIQTANNTAEIMAVLDNQGDAFLSVPTSLVDHFQADLEDVQPIRVWLAPNVDTRTRLLLDSAIREALATTKLHFIFARQISAAEQAKDFIAAESIQTAYLHSRQKPGIKPTAVQQNVPAWLIFSMFFVVIPIATTLITEKQQGTLTRLRTMNTSMSLFFIAKTLPYLAINQVQLITMLLLGAYVVPLLGGDSLVIPHNYFALALMSLAVGISAIGYALLVAVIAKTMEQATSIGGVGNILLAAIGGIMVPKFIMPEYLQKFTVVSPMSWGLDGFLDIFLYGNGIVEIIPEVIMLLAFGGVMLALALSIFHKQW, from the coding sequence ATGTTTTTCGCCGCGCTAATTAAAGAGTTTAAGCTGGTATTTAGAGACCTGCACTCGGTATTGATTCTTTTTGCCATGCCATCGGTATTTATAATTATCATGTCTTTGGCTCTACAAGAGCAATATGGCGTAGATAAAAAAATGTCTTTCACCGTTTATTATTCTAATGCTGAAAAAGGCGAACATTCGGATAAGTTTCTATCATTATTAGCGACACATGATTTTTTTAGTTTTAAAAAGATACAAACTGCTAATAATACGGCCGAGATTATGGCGGTTTTAGATAATCAGGGGGACGCTTTTTTGAGTGTCCCGACAAGCTTGGTTGATCATTTTCAAGCCGACCTGGAAGATGTACAACCCATTAGAGTATGGCTTGCTCCAAATGTGGATACACGAACACGTTTGTTACTTGACTCAGCTATCCGCGAGGCTCTGGCAACAACTAAATTGCACTTTATATTTGCTCGGCAAATATCTGCTGCGGAGCAGGCCAAAGACTTTATTGCCGCAGAATCAATTCAAACGGCATACCTTCACAGTCGACAAAAGCCTGGCATAAAACCGACAGCAGTACAGCAAAATGTTCCTGCCTGGCTGATTTTTTCAATGTTTTTTGTTGTTATTCCAATAGCCACCACGTTAATTACCGAGAAACAACAGGGCACCTTAACGCGACTGCGCACAATGAATACATCAATGAGTTTATTTTTTATAGCGAAAACATTGCCTTATCTGGCAATTAACCAAGTACAGCTTATTACCATGTTGTTGCTTGGCGCCTATGTTGTGCCTTTATTAGGAGGCGATAGTTTGGTTATACCCCATAATTATTTTGCTTTGGCGTTAATGTCATTGGCTGTTGGAATCTCCGCCATTGGCTACGCGCTGCTTGTCGCCGTGATCGCAAAAACAATGGAGCAGGCAACATCTATAGGTGGCGTAGGAAACATTTTGTTGGCTGCTATCGGCGGTATTATGGTGCCAAAATTTATTATGCCTGAGTACCTTCAAAAATTTACCGTTGTAAGCCCTATGTCATGGGGGCTGGATGGGTTTCTGGATATTTTTTTGTATGGTAACGGTATTGTAGAAATTATACCTGAGGTCATAATGTTGCTAGCCTTTGGCGGAGTGATGTTGGCTCTGGCGCTGAGTATTTTTCACAAACAATGGTAA
- a CDS encoding acyl carrier protein, translating into MATIPDRETLKHDLKQMIIIECDKEDELTVSDITDDEILIGSETKLGLDSLDSLQLSLAIKKTYAARIDGAKDGRLAFASINALADYIIKAQA; encoded by the coding sequence ATTGCTACTATTCCTGATAGAGAAACATTAAAGCATGATCTCAAACAAATGATCATTATCGAATGCGACAAAGAAGATGAATTGACGGTTAGCGATATTACTGATGATGAAATTCTAATCGGTAGTGAGACGAAGCTGGGGTTGGACTCGCTCGATAGTCTGCAACTGTCCTTGGCGATCAAAAAAACCTACGCCGCGCGTATTGATGGTGCTAAAGACGGCCGGTTAGCGTTTGCATCAATCAATGCCCTGGCGGATTACATCATAAAAGCCCAAGCCTAA
- a CDS encoding ABC transporter ATP-binding protein, with translation MPKLSQSAPAIIIDNLSYHYPQFSSQNILKNIQLTIKKGSLFGLIGPNGAGKTTLISLLTGILEPVCGSIAVGGYSLPQATKQAKQLIGYIPQDYAFYPNLTAFENLQFFAGMQGLLSSYKQARIEYCIEFCQLQKVSQQKAAEFSGGLKRRLNIAIGLLADPEILFFDEPTVSIDPQSRAFILRQIKALHRQGKTIVYTSHYMEEVEQLCDYLAIIDHGQILKQGTLCSLQQEQQQHLIIDCEHVVDGDNLKQLKACFELSINRSQLVFHNVADMATCNKITSQVLNMNIPVTRIFYGKNNLEKFFLDLTSKKLRD, from the coding sequence ATGCCAAAATTATCTCAGTCGGCGCCTGCTATTATTATAGATAATTTATCTTACCACTACCCACAATTTTCCAGCCAAAATATACTAAAAAATATTCAGCTGACAATAAAAAAAGGCTCTTTGTTCGGTTTGATCGGCCCCAATGGCGCGGGCAAAACCACGTTAATTTCATTATTAACGGGCATTCTTGAACCTGTTTGCGGAAGCATTGCTGTTGGTGGTTATAGCTTGCCACAAGCCACAAAGCAAGCCAAACAATTAATTGGCTACATACCACAGGATTACGCGTTTTACCCAAATTTAACCGCATTTGAAAATTTACAATTTTTTGCTGGCATGCAGGGTCTTTTATCAAGCTATAAGCAGGCTCGCATTGAATATTGCATTGAATTTTGTCAATTACAAAAAGTATCTCAGCAAAAGGCGGCCGAATTTTCTGGCGGATTAAAGCGGCGTTTAAATATCGCTATCGGGTTGCTCGCTGATCCTGAAATTTTATTTTTTGATGAGCCAACTGTTAGCATTGACCCTCAAAGCCGCGCTTTTATTTTACGGCAAATCAAAGCACTACACAGGCAAGGAAAAACTATTGTTTACACCTCGCACTATATGGAAGAAGTTGAGCAGTTATGTGACTATCTGGCCATCATTGATCATGGCCAGATATTAAAACAAGGCACATTGTGCAGTCTGCAACAGGAACAGCAACAACACTTAATCATTGATTGTGAGCATGTGGTTGACGGTGACAACCTGAAGCAATTAAAAGCCTGTTTCGAGCTTTCTATTAACCGCAGTCAATTGGTATTTCATAACGTTGCTGATATGGCGACCTGTAATAAAATAACCAGCCAAGTGCTAAATATGAATATTCCTGTCACCAGAATTTTCTATGGAAAAAATAATCTAGAGAAATTTTTTCTTGATTTAACCAGTAAAAAATTAAGAGATTAA